In uncultured Ilyobacter sp., a genomic segment contains:
- the thrC gene encoding threonine synthase: MRYVSTRGNLEKSYSAAEAIREGMVPGGGLFVPENFPKFTLDEINSLKELNYQEVSMEVLKKYLSDYTEEEIRECVEGAYSDSNFSHKERTPVVKVEDEVYVMELWHGPTAAFKDMALQLMPRLFVKAREKTNAVDDTLILVATSGDTGKAALEGFKNLKGIKVVVFYPEEGVSQVQKLQMITTEGDNLTVSALKGNFDDCQTGVKEIFADEEFNSTLKGLELSSANSINLGRLLPQVIYYFKAYAQMLRDNEITLGEKVDFCVPTGNFGNILAGYYAMEMGLPVGKLICASNKNNVLTDFLQSGTYDKKRDFHKTMSPSMDILVSSNLERFLYHTLGDADKVSEIYERFNRDGVFSVDKKELENIQNIMESGYTDEDMCIDTIKNVFENDKYIMDTHTAVAMNVALRKKTERKIVVLSTASIYKFPSSVLKSFGKQGETEFKEIEMLNEITGVELHSAVKGIDQLPVLHKNCIEKDGMKEFLEKLIK, translated from the coding sequence ATGAGATACGTGAGTACTAGGGGAAACCTTGAAAAAAGTTATTCGGCAGCAGAAGCCATAAGAGAGGGAATGGTTCCAGGTGGAGGACTTTTTGTACCTGAAAATTTTCCTAAATTTACTCTCGACGAGATAAATAGCTTGAAAGAACTTAATTACCAAGAAGTTTCTATGGAAGTACTGAAAAAATATCTTTCTGACTATACAGAGGAAGAGATAAGAGAGTGTGTAGAGGGTGCTTACAGTGACAGCAATTTCTCACACAAGGAAAGAACTCCAGTGGTAAAAGTAGAAGATGAAGTATATGTAATGGAGCTATGGCACGGTCCAACAGCTGCATTTAAGGATATGGCACTTCAGCTCATGCCAAGACTCTTTGTGAAGGCAAGAGAGAAGACAAATGCTGTAGATGATACACTTATACTAGTTGCTACTTCTGGTGATACTGGAAAGGCTGCTCTTGAAGGCTTTAAAAATCTTAAGGGGATAAAGGTAGTTGTTTTTTATCCTGAAGAGGGAGTAAGCCAGGTTCAAAAACTTCAAATGATAACAACAGAGGGAGATAATCTAACTGTTTCTGCATTAAAGGGAAATTTTGACGACTGCCAAACTGGTGTAAAGGAAATTTTTGCAGATGAAGAATTCAATAGTACTCTTAAGGGCTTAGAGCTTTCCTCGGCAAATTCTATAAATCTAGGTAGACTTCTTCCTCAAGTTATATATTACTTCAAGGCCTACGCTCAGATGCTAAGAGACAACGAAATTACTCTAGGAGAAAAAGTAGACTTCTGTGTTCCAACAGGAAACTTTGGAAACATTTTAGCAGGATATTATGCAATGGAGATGGGACTTCCAGTTGGAAAACTTATCTGTGCTTCTAATAAAAACAATGTCTTGACAGACTTTCTCCAAAGTGGAACCTATGATAAAAAAAGAGATTTTCATAAGACAATGAGTCCATCTATGGATATTTTGGTCTCTTCAAATCTTGAGAGATTTCTTTATCATACACTAGGAGATGCTGACAAAGTTTCTGAGATCTACGAAAGATTCAATAGGGACGGAGTCTTTAGCGTAGATAAGAAAGAGTTGGAAAATATTCAGAATATTATGGAATCTGGATATACCGATGAAGATATGTGTATAGATACAATAAAAAATGTTTTTGAAAATGATAAATACATAATGGACACTCACACAGCGGTGGCTATGAATGTGGCACTTAGAAAAAAAACTGAAAGGAAAATAGTAGTATTATCAACGGCTAGCATATATAAATTTCCGTCAAGTGTCCTAAAATCATTTGGAAAACAGGGAGAAACAGAGTTTAAAGAGATAGAGATGTTAAATGAGATAACAGGTGTTGAGCTTCACAGTGCAGTCAAGGGAATAGATCAGCTTCCTGTGCTTCATAAAAACTGCATAGAAAAAGATGGAATGAAAGAATTTTTGGAAAAACTGATAAAGTAA
- a CDS encoding TIGR03905 family TSCPD domain-containing protein yields MKTFKTSGVCAKEISFKVDGDVIESVVFKGGCSGNTQGLSALLTGMKVDDVIERLSGMSCGSRETSCPDQLAKALKELL; encoded by the coding sequence ATGAAGACATTTAAAACTTCAGGGGTCTGTGCAAAAGAGATCTCTTTTAAAGTAGATGGAGATGTTATTGAAAGTGTTGTTTTTAAAGGTGGGTGCAGCGGAAATACTCAAGGTCTAAGTGCTCTACTAACAGGAATGAAGGTAGATGACGTAATTGAAAGGCTATCTGGGATGAGCTGCGGATCAAGAGAAACATCATGCCCGGATCAGTTGGCGAAAGCACTTAAAGAATTATTGTGA
- a CDS encoding penicillin-binding protein: protein MLILITRLFQVQVIEHKEYENMLVNQVEATYSIVGNRGKILDYRGKPLAYNSNLYTIAIDPTRVCNFETAMNALEDIDKNHIKIGYRRLKKILPSLSEAKKYYKIIAKNIEEDKKEEIEKLIKEKYELTHNEIFFQKKSNREYYRKDIFSYLVGLTGFTKESKDSKTGIFGVERKYEEYLRARKITKKDIFTRSRFMRLPTASDELEISANGKNIYLTIDYFMQYILNEEVKKQFDNTRSEMGLGLIMDPNTGRILATSIFNKRPQKNLKNQIIQSQYEPGSTFKPLIVAAGMEEGLISPNDTFDVGDGKITRHRHTIRESSRHTKGVLTTEEVLKKSSNIGMVLISDKFSNATFEKYLENFGLEDKTKVDLPGELKPYMQHYSKWDGLKKNTMAFGQGIAVTPIQLATAFSSVINGGILYQPYVVDRVAGDDGVVLRRNTPQKVRRVISPKVSQEMRSMLEHVVADGTGKNASIEGYRIGGKTGTAQISSKGGYLKGEYLASFIGFFPANNPQYLMLFMFLKPQADIYYNKFGGAVAAPVFKEVAKRIIKYNNILPGDVEYLGDSEMKFPEHSSNEPLVEMPDLSGKSAREVLKILGKLGIEVEISGTGLVDSQWPAKGTAPEKINKVKVHLK from the coding sequence ATGTTAATTTTGATTACACGTCTCTTTCAAGTACAGGTGATAGAGCATAAAGAGTATGAAAACATGCTCGTAAATCAAGTTGAGGCAACTTATTCAATTGTAGGTAACAGGGGTAAAATTTTGGATTATAGAGGCAAACCTCTAGCTTACAATTCCAACTTATATACTATAGCTATAGATCCTACAAGAGTTTGTAACTTTGAGACTGCCATGAACGCCCTAGAGGATATAGATAAAAATCATATTAAAATAGGTTATAGAAGATTAAAAAAAATATTGCCATCTTTGTCTGAAGCTAAAAAATATTATAAAATTATAGCTAAAAATATAGAAGAAGATAAAAAAGAAGAGATAGAGAAATTAATAAAGGAAAAATATGAACTCACGCATAATGAGATATTCTTTCAGAAGAAAAGCAACCGAGAGTATTACAGAAAAGATATATTTTCATATCTGGTTGGACTCACGGGTTTTACCAAAGAATCAAAAGACTCTAAAACAGGAATTTTCGGAGTGGAAAGAAAGTATGAGGAATATCTCAGAGCCAGAAAGATAACGAAGAAAGATATCTTTACAAGAAGCCGTTTTATGAGACTGCCAACTGCATCAGATGAGCTAGAAATATCGGCAAATGGTAAAAATATCTATTTAACCATAGATTACTTCATGCAATATATACTCAATGAAGAAGTGAAAAAACAGTTTGACAACACCAGATCTGAAATGGGTCTTGGGCTGATAATGGATCCAAATACCGGCAGGATATTAGCTACTTCAATATTTAACAAAAGACCTCAAAAAAACCTAAAAAATCAGATAATACAGAGTCAATATGAGCCAGGTTCTACATTTAAGCCTCTGATTGTAGCAGCAGGGATGGAAGAAGGATTAATTTCACCTAATGACACATTTGATGTGGGAGATGGTAAGATAACAAGGCACAGGCACACCATAAGGGAGAGCAGCAGACACACAAAGGGAGTATTGACTACAGAAGAGGTTCTGAAAAAATCCAGTAACATCGGAATGGTACTTATAAGTGACAAGTTTAGCAATGCAACATTTGAAAAATATTTGGAAAATTTTGGTCTGGAAGACAAGACTAAAGTAGATCTTCCAGGTGAGCTAAAACCATATATGCAGCATTACAGCAAGTGGGATGGGCTAAAAAAAAATACAATGGCTTTTGGGCAGGGAATAGCAGTAACCCCTATACAGCTAGCTACGGCTTTTTCCTCTGTGATAAACGGAGGAATACTTTACCAGCCTTATGTAGTTGACAGAGTAGCCGGAGACGACGGAGTTGTACTCAGAAGAAATACCCCTCAAAAAGTGAGAAGGGTAATATCTCCAAAGGTTTCACAGGAGATGAGAAGCATGCTCGAGCATGTGGTAGCTGACGGTACAGGAAAGAATGCATCTATAGAAGGCTACAGAATTGGAGGAAAGACAGGGACAGCACAAATAAGTTCTAAGGGTGGCTACCTTAAGGGGGAATACCTGGCGTCTTTTATAGGTTTTTTTCCTGCAAACAATCCCCAGTATCTGATGCTATTTATGTTTTTGAAGCCTCAGGCGGATATTTATTATAATAAATTTGGTGGGGCTGTGGCTGCACCAGTATTCAAAGAAGTTGCCAAGAGAATAATAAAATACAACAACATCCTTCCGGGAGATGTGGAGTATCTAGGGGACTCTGAAATGAAGTTTCCAGAACACAGTTCTAATGAACCTCTAGTAGAGATGCCTGACCTTTCGGGGAAAAGTGCCAGAGAGGTGTTAAAGATTTTGGGTAAATTGGGTATAGAGGTGGAAATATCTGGAACTGGTCTGGTAGATTCACAGTGGCCGGCAAAGGGTACCGCTCCTGAAAAAATAAATAAGGTGAAAGTTCACCTAAAATAG